The following are from one region of the Staphylococcus argenteus genome:
- the recG gene encoding ATP-dependent DNA helicase RecG, whose amino-acid sequence MAKVNLIESPYSLRELKGIGPKKIEVLQQLNIHTVEDLVLYLPTRYEDNTVIDLNQAEDQATVNIVGQVYTAPIVAFFGRNKSKLTVHLMVNNIAVKCIFFNQPYLKKKIELNQTITVKGKWNRVKQEITGNRVFFNSESVQSPENSDIQLEPVYRIKEGIKQKQLRDQIRQALSDVTIHEWLTDELREKYKLETLDFTLNTLHHPKNKSELLRARRTYAFTELFLFELRMQWLNRLEKSSDDAIEIDYDLNEVKAFIERLPFELTDAQKSSVNEIFRDLKAPIRMHRLLQGDVGSGKTVVAAICMYALKTAGYQSALMVPTEILAEQHAESLISLFGDSMNVALLTGSVKGKKRKILLEQLENGTIDCLIGTHALIQDDVIFQNVGLVITDEQHRFGVNQRQLLREKGAMTNVLFMTATPIPRTLAISVFGEMDVSSIKQLPKGRKPIITTWAKHEQYDKVLMQMTAELKKGRQAYVICPLIESSEHLEDVQNVVALFESLQQYYGVSRVGLLHGKLSADEKDDVMQKFSNHEIDILVSTTVVEVGVNVPNATFMMIYDADRFGLSTLHQLRGRVGRSDQQSYCVLIASPKTETGIERMTIMTQTTDGFELSERDLEMRGPGDFFGVKQSGLPDFLVANLVEDYRMLEVARDEAAELIHSGVFFENTYQHLRHFIEENLLHRSFD is encoded by the coding sequence TTGGCGAAAGTTAATTTAATAGAAAGTCCATATAGTTTAAGAGAACTTAAAGGTATAGGACCTAAAAAGATAGAAGTTTTACAACAATTAAATATACATACAGTAGAAGACCTCGTTTTGTATTTGCCAACAAGATATGAAGATAATACAGTCATTGATTTAAACCAAGCTGAAGATCAAGCAACTGTTAATATTGTAGGGCAAGTATATACTGCACCAATAGTGGCATTTTTTGGAAGAAATAAATCAAAATTAACCGTTCATTTAATGGTTAATAACATTGCGGTCAAGTGTATATTTTTCAATCAACCATACTTAAAAAAGAAAATCGAATTAAATCAAACAATAACAGTAAAAGGTAAATGGAATAGAGTTAAACAAGAAATTACTGGCAATAGAGTATTCTTCAATTCGGAATCTGTTCAATCTCCGGAAAATTCGGATATTCAGCTTGAACCGGTTTATCGCATTAAAGAAGGTATTAAACAGAAGCAATTGAGAGATCAAATCAGACAAGCATTAAGTGATGTAACGATTCATGAATGGTTAACAGATGAGTTGAGAGAGAAGTATAAACTAGAAACATTAGATTTTACATTGAATACTTTACATCATCCTAAAAACAAGTCGGAATTATTACGTGCTCGTAGAACCTATGCTTTCACAGAGTTGTTTTTATTCGAATTACGTATGCAATGGCTTAACAGATTAGAAAAGTCATCCGATGATGCGATTGAAATTGATTACGATTTAAATGAAGTGAAAGCGTTTATAGAACGATTGCCTTTTGAACTTACGGATGCTCAAAAATCCAGTGTGAATGAAATATTCAGAGATTTGAAAGCGCCAATACGCATGCATCGTTTACTTCAAGGTGATGTGGGTTCTGGGAAAACGGTTGTTGCAGCAATTTGCATGTATGCATTGAAAACTGCTGGATATCAATCAGCATTAATGGTTCCGACTGAAATTTTAGCTGAACAACATGCTGAAAGCTTGATTTCTTTGTTTGGTGATTCTATGAATGTAGCGTTACTTACTGGGTCTGTTAAAGGTAAGAAACGTAAAATTCTTTTAGAACAACTTGAAAATGGTACGATCGATTGTTTAATTGGAACCCATGCATTGATTCAAGATGATGTTATTTTTCAAAATGTCGGATTGGTAATAACTGATGAACAACATCGTTTTGGTGTGAACCAACGCCAACTTTTAAGAGAAAAAGGTGCCATGACAAATGTCTTATTTATGACCGCTACACCTATTCCAAGAACATTAGCAATTTCAGTGTTTGGTGAAATGGACGTATCATCAATTAAACAACTGCCAAAAGGACGTAAACCTATTATTACAACATGGGCAAAGCATGAGCAATATGATAAAGTCTTGATGCAGATGACTGCAGAATTGAAAAAAGGTCGACAGGCATATGTTATTTGTCCTCTTATAGAAAGTTCTGAGCACCTCGAAGATGTTCAAAATGTTGTGGCTTTATTTGAATCATTGCAACAATATTATGGAGTGTCACGTGTAGGTCTACTACACGGAAAATTATCTGCAGATGAAAAAGATGATGTTATGCAAAAATTTAGTAATCATGAGATTGATATTTTAGTATCTACAACAGTAGTCGAAGTAGGTGTTAATGTGCCAAATGCTACTTTTATGATGATTTATGATGCTGATCGATTTGGATTATCTACTTTGCATCAGTTGAGAGGTCGTGTAGGAAGAAGTGATCAACAAAGTTATTGTGTTTTAATAGCATCACCTAAAACTGAAACAGGTATCGAAAGAATGACGATTATGACACAAACAACAGATGGTTTTGAGCTGAGTGAGCGCGATTTAGAAATGCGAGGGCCAGGTGATTTCTTTGGTGTTAAACAAAGTGGTTTGCCAGACTTTTTAGTCGCTAATTTAGTTGAAGATTATCGCATGTTAGAAGTTGCTCGTGATGAAGCGGCAGAACTGATTCATTCTGGTGTATTCTTTGAAAATACGTATCAACATTTGCGTCATTTTATTGAGGAGAATTTATTACATCGAAGTTTTGACTAA
- the fapR gene encoding transcription factor FapR, with protein MRGETLKLKKDKRREAIRQQIDSNPFITDHELSDLFNVSIQTIRLDRTFLNIPELRKRIKLVAEKNYDQISSIEEQEFIGDLIQVNPNDKAQSILDITSDSVFHKSGIARGHVLFAQANSLCVALIKQPTVLTHESTIQFIEKVKLNDTVRAEAQVVNQTTKHYYVEVKSYVKHKLVFKGNFKMFYDKRG; from the coding sequence ATGAGGGGTGAGACGTTGAAACTAAAGAAAGACAAACGTAGAGAAGCAATCAGACAACAAATTGATAGCAATCCCTTCATCACAGATCATGAACTAAGCGATTTATTTAATGTTAGTATTCAAACAATTCGTTTAGATCGTACTTTTTTAAACATCCCTGAATTAAGGAAGCGCATTAAATTAGTTGCTGAAAAAAATTATGACCAAATAAGTTCAATTGAAGAACAAGAATTTATTGGTGATTTGATTCAAGTCAATCCAAACGACAAAGCGCAATCGATATTAGATATTACATCGGATTCTGTTTTTCATAAATCTGGAATTGCGCGTGGACATGTATTATTCGCTCAAGCCAATTCATTATGTGTTGCACTTATAAAGCAACCAACTGTTTTGACACATGAAAGTACTATTCAATTTATTGAAAAAGTTAAATTAAATGATACAGTGAGAGCGGAAGCACAAGTTGTAAATCAAACAACGAAACATTATTACGTCGAAGTAAAGTCATATGTTAAACATAAATTAGTTTTCAAAGGAAATTTTAAAATGTTTTATGATAAGCGAGGATAA
- the plsX gene encoding phosphate acyltransferase PlsX: MVKLAIDMMGGDNAPDIVLEAVQKAVEDFKDLEIILFGDKAKYTLNHERIEFRHCSEKIEMEDEPVRAIKRKKDSSMVKMAEAVKSGEADGCVSAGNTGALMSAGLFIVGRIKGVARPALVVTLPTIDGKGFVFLDVGANADAKPEHLLQYAQLGNIYAQKIRGINNPKISLLNIGTEPAKGNSLTKKSYSLLDQEDTLNFVGNIEAKTLMDGDTDVVVTDGYTGNMVLKNLEGTAKSIGKMLKDTIMSSTKNKIAGAILKKDLDAFAKKMDYSEYGGSVLLGLEGTVVKAHGSSNAKAFYSAIRQAKIAGEQNIVRTMKETVGESNG, translated from the coding sequence ATGGTTAAATTAGCAATTGATATGATGGGTGGCGACAACGCGCCTGATATCGTATTAGAAGCGGTACAAAAGGCTGTCGAAGATTTTAAAGATTTAGAAATTATATTATTCGGTGATAAAGCGAAATATACTTTGAATCATGAGCGAATCGAATTTAGACATTGTTCTGAAAAGATTGAAATGGAAGATGAACCTGTTAGGGCAATTAAACGTAAAAAAGATAGTTCAATGGTGAAAATGGCTGAAGCTGTAAAATCAGGTGAGGCAGATGGATGTGTTTCAGCAGGTAATACAGGTGCTTTGATGTCAGCTGGTTTATTCATTGTCGGTCGTATCAAAGGTGTCGCAAGACCGGCATTAGTTGTAACTTTGCCGACAATCGATGGTAAAGGTTTTGTCTTTTTAGACGTTGGCGCCAATGCAGATGCTAAGCCAGAACATTTATTACAATATGCTCAATTAGGTAATATTTATGCTCAAAAGATTAGAGGTATTAATAATCCAAAAATTTCTTTATTAAACATAGGCACTGAACCAGCAAAAGGTAATAGTTTAACGAAAAAATCTTATTCGCTATTAGATCAAGAAGACACATTAAATTTTGTTGGAAACATTGAAGCGAAAACATTAATGGATGGCGATACTGATGTTGTAGTTACAGATGGCTATACAGGAAACATGGTACTTAAAAATTTAGAAGGTACTGCAAAATCAATTGGCAAAATGTTGAAAGATACCATTATGAGTAGTACTAAAAATAAAATAGCAGGAGCAATTTTGAAAAAAGATTTAGATGCATTTGCTAAAAAAATGGATTACTCAGAATATGGTGGTTCAGTACTTTTAGGATTAGAAGGAACCGTAGTAAAAGCGCATGGTAGTTCTAATGCAAAAGCTTTTTATTCTGCAATTAGACAAGCGAAAATCGCTGGAGAGCAAAATATTGTTCGAACAATGAAAGAGACTGTAGGTGAATCAAATGGGTAA
- the fabD gene encoding ACP S-malonyltransferase — protein MGKTAIIFPGQGAQKVGMAQDLYNNNELATEILTSAANTLDFDILETMFTDEDGKLGETENTQPALLTHSSALLVALRNLNPDYTMGHSLGEYSSLVAANVLSFEDAVKIVRKRGQLMAQAFPTGVGSMAAVLGLDYKEVDNICKSLSTEDMIIEPANINCPGQIVVSGHKELIDELVEKGKSLGAKRVMPLAVSGPFHSSLMKVIEEDFLNYINQFEWNDAKFPVVQNVNAQGETDKEVIKLNMVKQLYSPVQFIKSTEWLIDQGVDHFIEIGPGKVLSGLIKKINRDVKLTSIQTLEDVKGWNEND, from the coding sequence ATGGGTAAAACAGCAATTATTTTTCCAGGACAAGGTGCCCAAAAAGTTGGTATGGCACAAGATTTATATAACAACAATGAACTAGCAACTGAAATTTTAACTTCAGCAGCAAATACATTAGATTTTGATATTTTAGAGACGATGTTTACTGATGAAGATGGCAAATTAGGTGAAACAGAAAACACACAACCAGCTTTATTAACACATAGTTCTGCATTATTGGTAGCACTTAGAAATTTGAATCCAGATTATACTATGGGGCATAGTTTAGGTGAGTATTCAAGTTTAGTTGCAGCTAATGTATTATCATTTGAAGATGCAGTTAAAATTGTTAGAAAACGCGGTCAATTAATGGCACAAGCATTTCCAACTGGCGTAGGTAGCATGGCAGCTGTGTTGGGCTTAGATTACAAAGAAGTTGATAATATATGCAAATCGTTATCAACAGAAGATATGATCATCGAACCAGCAAATATAAATTGTCCAGGACAAATTGTTGTTTCAGGTCACAAAGAATTAATTGATGAACTTGTTGAAAAAGGTAAATCTTTAGGCGCAAAACGTGTGATGCCTCTTGCGGTTTCAGGGCCATTCCATTCTTCGTTAATGAAAGTTATTGAAGAAGACTTTTTAAATTATATTAATCAATTCGAATGGAACGATGCAAAGTTTCCTGTAGTTCAAAATGTAAACGCTCAAGGTGAGACGGATAAAGAAGTAATTAAATTGAACATGGTAAAACAACTATATTCACCAGTACAATTTATTAAATCGACTGAATGGTTAATAGATCAAGGTGTTGATCATTTCATTGAGATAGGTCCTGGTAAAGTTTTATCTGGCTTAATTAAAAAAATAAATAGAGATGTTAAATTAACATCTATTCAAACTTTAGAAGATGTGAAAGGATGGAATGAAAATGACTAA
- the fabG gene encoding 3-oxoacyl-[acyl-carrier-protein] reductase, translating into MTKSALVTGASRGIGRSIALQLAEEGYNVAVNYAGSKEKAEAVVEEIKAKGVDSFAIQANVADADEVKAMIKEVVSQFGSLDVLVNNAGITRDNLLMRMKEQEWDDVIDTNLKGVFNCIQKATPQMLRQRSGAIINLSSVVGAVGNPGQANYVATKAGVIGLTKSAARELASRGITVNAVAPGFIVSDMTDALSDELKEQMLTQIPLARFGQDTDIANTVAFLASDKAKYITGQTIHVNGGMFM; encoded by the coding sequence ATGACTAAAAGTGCTTTAGTAACAGGAGCATCAAGAGGTATTGGACGTAGTATAGCGTTACAATTAGCAGAAGAAGGATATAATGTAGCAGTAAACTATGCAGGCAGCAAAGAGAAAGCTGAAGCAGTAGTCGAAGAAATTAAAGCTAAAGGTGTAGACAGTTTTGCAATTCAAGCAAATGTTGCTGATGCCGATGAAGTGAAAGCAATGATTAAAGAAGTGGTGAGTCAATTTGGCTCTTTAGATGTTTTAGTAAATAATGCCGGTATTACGCGTGATAATTTATTAATGCGTATGAAAGAACAAGAGTGGGATGATGTTATTGACACGAACTTAAAAGGTGTATTTAATTGCATCCAAAAAGCAACACCTCAGATGTTAAGACAACGTAGTGGAGCAATTATTAACTTATCAAGTGTTGTTGGTGCTGTAGGTAATCCTGGACAAGCTAATTATGTTGCTACTAAAGCGGGTGTAATTGGATTAACAAAATCTGCAGCGCGTGAATTAGCTTCACGTGGTATTACAGTTAACGCTGTAGCTCCTGGATTTATTGTTTCTGATATGACAGATGCATTAAGTGATGAGTTAAAAGAACAAATGCTTACGCAAATTCCATTAGCTCGTTTCGGGCAAGATACTGATATTGCCAACACTGTTGCATTCTTAGCATCAGATAAAGCGAAATATATTACTGGACAAACTATTCATGTAAATGGCGGTATGTTCATGTAA
- a CDS encoding acyl carrier protein — MENFDKVKDIIVDRLGVDADKVTEDASFKDDLGADSLDIAELVMELEDEFGTEIPDEEAEKINTVGDAVKFINSLEK, encoded by the coding sequence GTGGAAAATTTCGATAAAGTAAAAGATATCATCGTTGACCGTTTAGGTGTAGACGCTGATAAAGTAACTGAAGATGCATCTTTCAAAGATGATTTAGGCGCTGACTCACTTGATATCGCTGAATTAGTAATGGAATTAGAAGACGAGTTTGGTACTGAAATTCCTGATGAAGAAGCTGAAAAAATCAACACTGTTGGTGATGCTGTTAAATTTATTAACAGTCTTGAAAAATAA
- the rnc gene encoding ribonuclease III produces MSKQKKSEIVNRFRKRFDTKMTELGFTYHNIDLYQQAFSHSSFINDFNMNRLDHNERLEFLGDAVLELTVSRYLFDKHPNLPEGNLTKMRATIVCEPSLVIFANKIGLNEMILLGKGEEKTGGRTRPSLISDAFEAFIGAMYLDQGLDVVWRFAEKVIFPHVEQNELLGVVDFKTQFQEYVHQQNKGDVTYNLIKEEGPAHHRLFTSEVILQGQAIAEGKGKTKKESEQRAAESAYKQLKQIK; encoded by the coding sequence ATGTCTAAACAAAAGAAAAGTGAGATAGTAAATCGTTTTAGAAAGCGCTTTGATACTAAAATGACAGAATTAGGCTTTACTTATCATAATATTGATTTATACCAACAAGCATTTTCACATTCAAGTTTTATTAATGATTTTAATATGAATCGCTTAGATCACAACGAACGTTTAGAATTTTTGGGTGATGCGGTATTAGAATTGACGGTTTCACGATATTTATTTGATAAACACCCTAACTTGCCGGAAGGGAATTTAACAAAAATGCGTGCCACTATTGTATGTGAGCCCTCACTTGTAATATTTGCGAATAAAATTGGATTAAACGAAATGATTTTACTTGGGAAAGGTGAAGAAAAAACCGGTGGACGTACACGACCATCATTAATTTCTGATGCATTTGAAGCATTTATAGGTGCCATGTACTTAGATCAAGGATTAGATGTGGTTTGGCGCTTTGCTGAGAAAGTTATTTTCCCGCATGTAGAACAAAATGAATTATTAGGTGTTGTTGATTTTAAAACGCAATTTCAAGAATATGTACATCAACAAAATAAAGGTGATGTAACATATAACCTGATTAAAGAAGAAGGTCCTGCACATCATCGATTATTTACATCTGAAGTTATCTTGCAAGGACAAGCAATAGCTGAAGGTAAAGGGAAAACAAAAAAAGAATCAGAGCAACGTGCTGCTGAAAGCGCATATAAACAATTAAAACAAATAAAATAA